Part of the Prunus dulcis chromosome 8, ALMONDv2, whole genome shotgun sequence genome is shown below.
atgtcaaatttatCCTTATATTTGACCGGTATTTAGATGAAATTGTGAAAACATTAGCGACATAGGTGAAATTggcaaataaatttaatacaaaggctaaattggctgaaaaattaattaaaggtgGAGATTTCGACAAACATGATAATTCATAAGAGTATTCAATAATTTACCCGCTTTATAATTGGCAGACCCGACCCAGACCAATATCTGCGTGTCGACCCGTCGACAGTTGCGTACACTATCATTGTGCGCCCACCTTCTCAACTGTTGATCATCTTCCGTTGTCTCGATTTGGGCCGTTCAATGTGCGCTGCGTGTTGCAGATAGACGACATGTCATTTTCATCCTTTTGGCGCAATACAGCCGTTGGCTCTCCGATGGCCCAGATGGCACCGCCCTTTACACTCGATCTGAGCCCTTATTTCAAccgaattttttattattcaaatCATTACTCCCCTTGTGTGTATAAATATACCCCCCcacaacttttattttttcttaactTGCTCACTGATTTCTTCAACTTGAGAGCCTCTCACACCTACTTAAGGTAATCTCTCTCTAGTGTTATCTAATTTCAATTAGTtagttttaattaatttaattctagTTTAGTTAGTTTAATTATGAGTTTTGTTAATTTAGAATTATTGTTTGGTTTAATTCATTGTTAGTAAAATATGGAAAGGAAAAAGtatgaataaaatacatacatgttTTATTCcacaaattttgtgaaaagtACAAATGTAAAGTTcggccactatataatattttaatataacttatttacaagacatgaattttgtatgtattattgaaattttataaaaactgtgTGTATCAAACGTGAAGAATACGTACGTACATGTAttgtatatttgattttaaaaaatgtgtaTTTCACTGTACTTGTACAAAAAAtggaattatttttaaaaaatacatacgtacATGTATAATACGAAAAATACTAATTAAGTagttttaatgaattaatttaaTCATTTCGAATTTAGTTAATAATTTAGTTAAATAGTCTTATTATTTCCTAATTAGTTTActtagtttaaattttataattaagtaaaatcttggtcttatttaattaattcaattaGTAATTAGATTTTAATTAGTGCTTATtgagtgaataattagtatttaaatattttaattaatttcaaactttaaaaattaataaatagtaattaattatattaaattattttctagactttaaaaattaatctttaatttccaaaatgatttaaatagtttcaattatttaaaattctagaaaattattttaaaataaccaaaaacattttaaaaattattttagtgtTCCACAAATGGTTTTTAGCCTCCAAACCCTAATTCCATGTTCCGAACCAGAAACCCTAATTTCGAACCTATACTAAAACCCTTTCCAAGTCTCgaaccctaaccctaaacttACTCTAGGGCACTTAGGACTTGATTAGGCTTGAATACTAACTAAAATCAACCTAGGGTTTTACGATTAGGGTGAAGGAAATATTAAAACTTTAGTTTCATTGAACCACAAATGTGAGATTGCATATAATCTCTAGGCAACGAAAGcaaagattgaatctttgagtttaaacaaaaaactaaCCCAAGTATCTTTTAGTCGTAGTTTAGATTGTTCTACTCTAAACATTATTGAGTTGATCACCTTGTAGGATAGGCCTTCTTTGGTTTACCAAGGAATCACCACGAGAGTTGACCTACAATTTCTCCATACCAAGGCAAGGAGGAAGATATGACGCTAGCTAAGGAGGAGCTTGATATGCTCTCACTCCCTAGCTCAAAACCCTAACTCTTCTATAGAGACAAAGTGCATATTTATAGCCCTGCAAGAAGGAGTCCAAAGTCTCCCTCTAGGTAGTAGAACCAGCCATGGGGTCCATGTTGGACCTCTTCGGCTTATGTGGTCATCCTATTATGCCCACATGTCATAGCTAGCTCAACGAGTCCAAGCCCAATGGGCCTTGAAACCTTTTTGTAGTTTAGGGCCAAATTAACCATCTCGTTCGAGGTCATTGATTAGCTTCGGACAATCTATGAGGTGTAGCCAGTGAAATGGAAACTCTTCCTACTTATGGATTGGTCATCACATGATGTTACTGCAATCCCAAAAATTGATTGTGAAAGTTGGGAGCATATCAAATGATTTATAATACGataattgttttttatgtgCATTGgtttaaatgtttttaatgtACTATACTAAACCGAAAGTactttaacatttttattttcaaacctGATCGAGGTGCCCTATACTGTCAAATGAACGTATGTGATGCTCACCCTTATATTTTAGTGTAGATTACGTTCAGGTTGACTAACCTTGATTAGGTAGTTGGTTGGGCGCTAATAAATTAGGAGCCTATAAATAGTAACCATGGGAGAAGGCATGATTATTTGGGCCACAAGACGCAAATTCCATACGAGAAAGTGTGGCATGCAAATTTGGAAATTAGTCAGAATAAAAATGCTAACGAGGCTTGATTAAAGGAGAGTCCTTATATGGACTTAAGGTAATCTCATATTTAATGTATAAAATGGGCCAAGCTTAACATTAATCCTTTCGCTAAGATCATCAGTTGGTAGCAAGTCCAAGTAGGGACTCACTTTAAAGCAAGCCTCGTTACCATTTTTCTTAGTTCTAATTGAGAGTAATTGGCCTACAAGACATACAAATTATCAAGAAAGTTATCAAGAAAGGCTAATCTTTTGGCTCGTTTTGTAACTCTTCTcctttttataatatattttccttctctctctaaaaGCGAAATGGTTACCAAACATCTACTTTGCTTTTGAACGCAAAGGAAGCACCTTCAACCTCTCTAATCAAATACCAGATGCTCTCAGATCCCAGGTTTCATCCTTCCTTTAGAGCTCCGTCAATCCTTGAGTCCCTTGGTATACCGGTCAGAATATTCATTTCGAACTCCTCCTTTCTGCACGCAGCTGCTTCCTTCTACTTGAtgatgttctttttctttcagatTAATATCAATACTCAAAGTCGTTTAATTATTCTTCGCAAACGCATAGAATTTAAATCAGATAGTGATCCAAGTTCTTCATATCAAGAGAATTAAAAGTGGAAACAAAGTAAATCCATTaacacaattttttatttataattattttaaggCCTTTAATAAGAGCAAAATTTGATTCTGTTGATTTATTTTGACATGATAGATAATAAGAAACTAATAacccaaataataaaaaaaagagttggaAACTGAGTAAATCCATGTACATGGCTTGGAATGGTAAACTCAAAACTGAGCCTATAATTATGCGGTGGCTCATACAACACCTCTTAAGAAGTTGAAAAGATTAATTAATCATTGTCTTTAATCTGTCAAAGTTTCGTTTCTTCATGCTTATCGATAATCTCATTCGTCTAGTGTTCATGCTATCTTCGTATCCGTGTTAAATAACGATTAACCCTATAACTCGTTAATTAACTTTATGTTGAATTTGAGTTGTGTTATCGTACCAAGCGATAAATTACCATGACACCCCTGAGAATAACGGTGAAGTTCTTGAAACTTGTGGCTCCTATTTGAATAAATCTAAACCTTTCAAAGCATGTTGTTGATAGAAATTAGAATATACCCTGTAAATATTGGAAAATGCTTCCCCAAACCTTTTGATTGTTGCTTTTGTAATAGCAATCTCAAAGGGGTCTTTCCACCGTTCACGTAACTTATGTCATTGTTGTTCTAATTAGGGTTGCACATGCCTGTCGATTTTCAATTGACCAAGCCACATGCCCACCTGTCgatcgaaaaaaaaaacaaagagatacAATTTCACCAGCCCTGATTGtgtgaccaaaaaagaaaaagaaaaaaaagattgcGTGATTAATAAGGACCACTAGGTCAATACAAGGCCACCAAGGCCTAGAAATGGTTGGTTAAAAGAGGACAAAGATTGTGCAGGGGATAAATGATAGAAGCTTGTCAAAACTTGCGCTTATTTTAGCCAGCGTTTTGGGACTTTTGGCAGCCGTATTTTTGCACTGGCTTTAGGCCAGGGTAACTCTCAGCTAGGAAGGCCCAAGAAGCAACAAAAGTAGGATGAGCTAGGGTTTTCACCTGACACCTGTATGCCCTAATTCCCTTTCGTTCACAAGCCCGCTATAGAAGAGATTAGAGGGTACAGACAATATTTTCCAAGGCGTGGTGGGAGTGAACTTGACGTCTTATAGGTTATGGGATTGATATTTGTGTGGGTAGAAAGGAAGGAGGATGGTATATATTTCAAACGCTTTGTCTTTTATCTCATTCATGTGTGTGGCAGAGTATGGTTCAGTTCCATATAtgattgtggtgttgataACGAAGTCGGCATGgagaatttttcattttctatagTCGGTTATAGTTGGTTATAGTCGGTTATAAGTCGATTACATGACAATCATGTTCTGTGTTATGTCTCTTGTCACATGCCTAAGTTCGTGTATAATTGTGGTATGGATACCGGAGTGGCAgtgaaagattttttttctttttatattaatttcataCAATTATGTGTCATGTGTCTCATCATTACTTAAcctaattgatgataaaatataaatataattgtaCACAAaggtgataaaaaaaaaaaaaaaaaaaacttttcgTAGAAGAACTTTGCCTGaagatattatatatacaataagTGATACAAAACTGTACTTCATAGATGAACTTTACATAGAGTCGCTCTTcttacaaattgaaattaatacATCATAATTCATTATTAGGGGTTTTATAGTCACATAAGGTCCTAGGTTTGATTCCTCCTGCTCCCAAAAACATCATAATTTGCTTACCTTATCTCATTGGGTATTGCAAAATTACATTTGATtctcatttgtattttttataaaagactTGTGTCACGACCCAGGAGCCGCAAGCCGCCTCGTCGCTATACCCTAAAAGAAACTGGTCACTGAGGCTCTCTGCACTACTTCTGAACCCCGAATTAGTTTACCGATGTGGAACTCAACACGCCAACCTAGACTGTTACAACCAGATTGGTTACACTTTCATTCCTTGTTTTCagtgtttattatttttttttgggtaataaataaaagatagagagaaaATACATATAcgaaaaaggagagagagagaacgatTGGATGAAATGGAAGGCATAGATGATTGGAGGAAAGGGGAAGGAGGATGGATGAGGGAGAGAATGTGTGCACAGAATATTACCtaaaatgaaaaccaaaaaccaaaaaccaaaaacaaataattccAAATAGCTttcaattttccaaattttgtttaaaaaaaaaacaaaaatattatcaaacGAGCAATAAGATACCGCAACGTCAGCCCGAAAGATTATAAGACCCATAACATCCGgactaaaatttaaaaaaaaatcactgtTCATTTCATTATTCATGTGGACCCAATCACCTTTTCCAACAtaaagtttctttttattttattttattgcattttatttatttaaatttgccTGCTTCCTTAATTATTTCATGCCCATGCAGCTATATAAGGTCACAAGGGGCACGAGGTTTGAGTACTCACAACACGAGAGAGAACACTGCAAATACTCATACacgagagagaagagagagagagagaagagagagactGCAGAAGTCGGTTTGTGTTTGGAGAGTGAGAAAATATGTCCACCATAACTCTCAACAATGGCTTCGAGATGCCCGTCATCGGTCTCGGCCTCTGGCGCCTGGAGAAAGAAGAGCTCAGAAGTGCCATCTTAAACGCAATCAAGCTCGGATATCGCCATTTTGATGCTGCTGGTATGAACCCTTCCATCCCCTCAccttcttcttattttctttccaaGATTGACCatcttttcttcatctttacATTAATATTCCAATATCTTGTGAATaaagacaaataaaaaacaattttttttcttcttactgTAATAATAGCTTTGTTGAGTTgtaaaaaacaagttttttatttattatttatttatttttatatatattatatattatttattttacaaatgataatttaaattcagacacaaaaaaaaaaaaaaaaaaaaaaaagagaaaaagaaaaggatagTCTAAATCATTCTAAAGCTCTGGACAACTGACTAAACTTACATGGTACCGTTGTTTGGccggacaaaaaaaaaagtgcacCACCGACAACATGCCAAATTAGAATAACTAAGGTGCAGTTTGATGagggaaggaaaagaaatgagTGGCATGCGATCGTTCCTATGTTTTTGGACCAGTCAAATGTTTGCTTCACATAGGATATAGGAAAATCCGGACCAAAACTAAtataaattttgttctttttgtgttataatttaaaaatattgtcacttttatttgttaaattcTGAATATATATGCTGCAGCTCATTACAAGACTGAGATAGACGTTGGGAACGCAATTGCAGAAGCAATTCAGAGTGGGCTTGTCAAGAGGGAGGAACTTTTCATCACCTCCAAGGCCAGTAGTCTAATTGCCAATCTAATGAAGTTGCTTAATTTTAAGAGTAGTATTATTATTAGACCTTATCTCATATAATTTGTTATGTTCATGTGTATATAATTGCAGGTTTGGAATTCAGACCATGGGCATGTGGTTGAGGCCTGCAAAAATAGCCTGAAGAAGCTTCAGTTAGATTATCTGGATCTCTACCTTGTTCACTACCCATTAGCCACCAAGCATAGCGgtacccctctctctctctctctctctctctctctcgttttCTTTCGTGATTGTGTTAGGATAATCCAATTAGAACATGACATGTGTCTAAAACCGATAAATGGTATGTTTCATCTAGATTGCAACGAATTGGTATTTGAACCATTGCTTGTGTGCTCACAGGAGTTGGTACAACTGCTAGTCTTTTGGACGAGAATAAGGTGTTGGACATAGACGTAACAGTCTCCCTCGAAACTACATGGCACGACATGGAAAAGACCGTCTCCCTCGGCCTAGTTCGTAGCATTGGTCTCAGGTGAATGTTATTGAATCAAATGATCATCGGCTCTTTTATGTtaatgtttttcttgttttggtggggaattttttttttcaattggtCTCGTGTCCTAACAGAAAAATGATGATATTATATGCAGCAACTACGAGCTCTTTCTGACCAGAGATTGCTTATCTTACGCCAAAATCAAGCCTCAAGTGAGCCAATTTGAAACTCACCCTTATTTCCAGCGTGAATCTCTCGTCAGATTCTGTAAGAAACATGGAGTTGTACCTATGGCCCACACCCCTCTAGGAGGTGCTACGGCTAATGTCAAAGCATTTGGTTCCATTTCACCTCTGGAAGATCCAGTTCTCATTGTAAGTATACTCTTTCTACAGATACGAACGACTGATCATGCAATCAGATGAACGTGTGATCCAGGTTCTCGTGCGATCCAGATTCTCATTCTGGCACGAGAACGTTAGGCATTCATAAAATATTTGTTCACCTATTTCTCTTACCTTGTCAGGGTCTGGctaaaaaataccaaaagaGTGTGGCCCAGATTGCTCTGAGGTGGAACCTTGAGAGGGGAACACCAGTGATTCCAAAGTCCTCAAAAGTTGAGAGGTTGAAAGAGAATTTGGAAGTTCTTAACTTCAAGCTGGAGAAAGAGGACATAGAGCTGATCAATACTATAGACAAGAAATTCAGGACCACTCTACCTTCCTTATCTTGGGGAGTAGATGTTTATGCATAAACTGCATAATTCGAAACCCTCCAAGTCACTGCTTCCACATGTTCTTCAAAGGGTAACAAAAAGGGAAGCAAAACAGAAACCCTTATGAATTTTCACTTGCAATAAACTGAGCTTTATGTCCTCCAACAATGCTCATTGTATCGGTTAGTTCGAAAACTCCATAATTTTGTACATCTTTGCATTAGGCCTTGCAAAGAAAAGTCTAAATAAAATGAAGGCTGTTGTATTTGTTTggtattaatatttaatagaATGATCATTAAAGTAAATCATATGTATTTGTTTGGTATTACTATTTAATAGAATGATCATTAAAGTAAATCATATGTATTTGTTTGGTATTAATATTTGTTTGGGAAGGGCATCAAAGTTTTCAATCTTTCCATCGGCTTGCTGTGGGCAGAAAAGAAGCTAACATAGTGATTGTTCAAGTGTGTATAACAAAGCTTTACGATCACTTACCTTTGCACAAGCTATTATATGTTTGCACTTAGTATACAAATGGAATAATGGCAAGCCGATTACTGGGATAATTCTTGAACTTCTTGAGGTACCATCTATGTGTTTCCGCTGCTGCAAATACCAAGTTTGACACCTGAAAGATACCCCAATGAAAGAGTAAAGTCACTATAGAGGACATCGGTCTCTTGTGCCTGTGTTGACTCTTGTTCTcttgtgtgcgtgtgtgtgcACGCGAGCACTCTTCTGTATGCATGTTTATGCACATTATATTTTCAGTACAAAAAAAATCGtaccacaaatccaaaaaGTAACCAGATTGTAGGGTCTGTTCCTCCACTAGCAACCACAAGGCCAGCATATATAACCTTCATCATCACCAGAAAAGCAATTAACCATATAAATCAAGACTCAGGAAGAAGTTCAAAGTTAATCATGACAAAAGAATACTCCTGAGGCAGGCAGTGAAGGGAAGCATGAGACTTACTATCTCAGCCAGATAGTGTGGAGATGAAACGACTTCAAACCAATCACCATGAGGAATCACATATTCATCATTTTGTCCACTGTGTTCTCGTAATGAGCCCTGTTAAATATATTCATAAGTCAGTGGACAGCATAAAAGTGAATGCAAAGAGGATTGAAATAAGAAACAACAGATTTAAATTCCTCTAATCAGCTGTATGAAATGATTCAGTTCAGTATATATTTCTGCAGCACCTCGTGGATGTCAGGTTAttccattttgttttatatatttcttcaaatttaaACAACTTAGTATGATTTCTTAGGGCATAGAATATATGTTTACTTGAACAGCAGAAGAGAGAGTATGTGTGTGTGATGAAACATACAAGAATTGCATGGCAATTGCGCTGATGGATCCAGCCCCAAAAGAATATAACCGCACCAGTCCATTGGAGCCAACGAAGCCTCAAAAGAGAACTCACAAATTCCAACCAATCAAATTCCATGTGTTGCATAGTAGTCTTGCCTTTGACAATGAACTCAGCCACTGCATtcaatgaaaatttatacacCTCCAGAGCATTATTGCAGCAAAGTGACAACGGTGCTGCTGTGTAGAAGCTAACATCAGAAAATAACATAAATCAGTAGAACATCTATCATGTATACAGTAAACGTGAAAGAACATGGGAAATTGACATCTGCAAAACATTTCCCATTCCAGAACAAAAAGGTTAGTCAGTTATGAGTTCCCATAAATATATGACTCCTAAATTTTACAATTATTAAAACAATATCTATTATCTAGAAGAGAGTACATCttgcaagaaagaaaaaagttggAGATGTTTTAACCAGGCTTAACCTATGGAAAACTCAGTAGCAGTTATagaaaatatgaatttcaGCCAGCTTTCTTACTCTTTATCATTTGAGATTTGGTTTTCACAGCGAACAGGTATAATTTGGAAGGGGTATCTCAACTTGTATTAACAACAATACCATTAAAGATGCCGTAAATTAATGACATTTGAAAGCAGTTGAAAAGATGCATGCTGCAAATCAATATATGTATTGCACAAAGCCAACTATCAtagcaaaaaattgaaaggacAAGGGTTTCTGAAATAACTTACAAGAGTCCAGTCAGATATCCGAAAATGTGCATCCGAGCAGAGGAGCTATAGTTGAATACATATATTGTCTCAAAGAGGCGCCTCAAGACTTGAACTTCCATCAATAAAAGCAGAAAGACAGAACGCCAAACGCCATATCTATAACTTATAGGAATCGAATGAGACTTATGCCATGAAAAGATGTGTGAACCTCCAGTCAATTGGCTGGGAAATGTAGGATAAACCAATGGCACTGTTTTATACGCATACATCCCAGTTGTAACAAGGAGTAAGGTTGTCCACACTACAGCCACCAGATAGAAATGGCAGAAGAACTTTTGAGGAACTGTGAACTTCTACAATACAAGAACAGGAAAATTTCTGAAGTTTGAAAATGGGAAAATTGATCATGCAAGGAACTAAAGAACAATACTAAATAGAGAAGATTCCATTGCTgcaattttttgaaaactatATAGGCAAGAACATGAATCATTCAAACTCATAGGTCATGCTATCAACCAAGGAAATATTCCAAATTCAGAAAATCTCTGTTTGTTATGGAGAAAATGTTGGAAACGAAAAGTAAACGTGGGGAAGCCTCCTCACTTCTACTCAGCCCGGTACAAAATTCACTTAGTTAAGAGTTTACATCCTCCAAAACCCatcacaatttaaaatttaaacctttaaacttatttattttcttccacttTCTCCCCAACCAAACAGACCATAAACTTAAAAAGACAAtcacaatcaatcaatcaatcaatcatgTTAAGCAATCTATCACTAACCTGAGAAGAAGATTTCATGATCTTCCCTCTCTTGGCAAATTCCAAAACAGCTCCATGAAATGAGCTCAGCCTAGAAGAAGGTACAGAAGCTATGAGTAGAGGCAGTATCGCTGCAATCCAAGCTGTTCTGAGCAACCCAACAAGACCCACCTCCATTTTAGCAAAAACCCAGATAGAACAGAGCTTAAAGAGTTGAAAAAGGCTAGTCTATCTGCCAAAGGAAAGTACTGGCTAAACTGGGTCTTCAAGAGCAagggccttttttttttcggggGAACAGTGCATGCAATGCacataaaaaggaaaaaacaaagaagaaaatctggagagaaatttaatttattgtgGAAATGAATGCAATCACGAGGTGGTGGGCACGAGTCGTCCAAGTTGATGAGATACCATTACCAGGCGTGACGTGAGGTTTTGGCAAAGAACTAGTCTCCGAGCTTTGCGTCTTTGCTCGTGGGAGAAGGTAAAGTTATCCAGATCAACTACAGTAAACCCCCCAAATTATGAGGTCATTATAAACTCATACCCATCGGTAGGGGTGTACTTACTagtatttcaattaaaattgaattggattgaatCAGTCGGTTGTCGGTTTAGGTAAACATTCAAGCCCAACATGTGAACATCACATATTGGGTAAGGGTAGAGGCCTAATTCAGGCCCAATCAATCAAcctgctctgatatcatgttaaATTTAGAGAGACGGACCAGCAGCCCATTACTAACAACAtcgatattgtccccaacttaaccacctacaaAGTAGGTGtgattttatcacaaaaagcCTCGGTGTTATTAGTAGTagaaccattcattatattttgtattttatttagtcaagtttccgatgtgggactcatattcttcaacaattCCAAGCCTTATAATCGATCCAGAAGTGATCCAAGGTGGTAGTAGTCCCCATTCTTATAAGATCTATATATTATGATCCTTTTTTGTCTACAGTTTGTTTGCTTTCTATTCCTTTTCCTTGTATTAGAGAGATTATAAAGTACTCATTTGTCTTGTCTTGAGGCATGGAAAAGAACATCCATTCAATTCACAATTGCTTTGATTAAAGTTATTTACTTGGTGCGCAAGTTACAATTCTCATTcaagttttgggttttataTTGCTAATATTGGCACACTCGTAAATCACATAATCTCAAGCCTATTCTAAGGCTTGGATATTTTCTAGGGTAAACAATACTAAACAAATTacttaattaaaaattgaaaacaagtTCAAAACCCCAAATTATACACAGCCTCGGCCACCTACCTGCAACCCTCAACCTTCTCCGGCTTTTCCTTCCTCCCCAGCCATCGTCCCACACTCCACCTATCCCCCTATCCTGATAAAAATTGCTGATGATGCAGAATCAAGAGAACGCCATAGAGTTGGAAGTAGTGTGACTTATATAAAACActttcaaaatttgtttttggagGCATGAGAATATAGTAACCACTTAAAAAACTTTGTAATTGGTTAAGGAGCCAGGACAGCCGATCCATAGCATCTACAATACAAGGACCCAAATCTCACTTGATTACTTGAATCTGAATTTTTAATATctaacaaaaataatgaaaaagaaagatgttTCTTCTGCAACTTATTATAACAATACCTAAAAGAATGAAGAACCATGGATGTTTCCTTTGTCACATGAGGTCACTTATTGTGAAATAATGGATCTTAAAGCATCTTTCACAGAAGAGTACTTGAACGTGAAGCCTAATTCTTTGGCTTTAACTGGAAGCACCCTTTGCCCATCCAGAACCTGCAATGACCTTATTGAGTTTCTGGGCAATATGCACTCaggataaaattgaaaagaagataaagaaaattcTTACCACAGAAGCACCTTCTCCAAGGACCACTTTCAGGGCGAAATCTGGTACAGGCAGCCATGAAGGCCTACCCAAGACATTTCCCAAATGTTCACACATTTCTGCAAATCGAACTGGGTTGGGTGCAGTTCCATTGATAACTCCTGAGATTAAGGTTTCAACAACCGCGTTCAACATATTGAAAAGTTCCGAGAACCAG
Proteins encoded:
- the LOC117637236 gene encoding NADP-dependent D-sorbitol-6-phosphate dehydrogenase-like, producing MSTITLNNGFEMPVIGLGLWRLEKEELRSAILNAIKLGYRHFDAAAHYKTEIDVGNAIAEAIQSGLVKREELFITSKVWNSDHGHVVEACKNSLKKLQLDYLDLYLVHYPLATKHSGVGTTASLLDENKVLDIDVTVSLETTWHDMEKTVSLGLVRSIGLSNYELFLTRDCLSYAKIKPQVSQFETHPYFQRESLVRFCKKHGVVPMAHTPLGGATANVKAFGSISPLEDPVLIGLAKKYQKSVAQIALRWNLERGTPVIPKSSKVERLKENLEVLNFKLEKEDIELINTIDKKFRTTLPSLSWGVDVYA
- the LOC117637235 gene encoding polyprenol reductase 2-like, translated to MEVGLVGLLRTAWIAAILPLLIASVPSSRLSSFHGAVLEFAKRGKIMKSSSQKFTVPQKFFCHFYLVAVVWTTLLLVTTGMYAYKTVPLVYPTFPSQLTGGSHIFSWHKSHSIPISYRYGVWRSVFLLLLMEVQVLRRLFETIYVFNYSSSARMHIFGYLTGLFFYTAAPLSLCCNNALEVYKFSLNAVAEFIVKGKTTMQHMEFDWLEFVSSLLRLRWLQWTGAVIFFWGWIHQRNCHAILGSLREHSGQNDEYVIPHGDWFEVVSSPHYLAEIVIYAGLVVASGGTDPTIWLLFGFVVSNLVFAAAETHRWYLKKFKNYPSNRLAIIPFVY